In a single window of the Notamacropus eugenii isolate mMacEug1 chromosome 4, mMacEug1.pri_v2, whole genome shotgun sequence genome:
- the SLC44A2 gene encoding choline transporter-like protein 2 isoform X1, whose product MKGVGKKMRRPRKKGTPQKYDPTFKGPIYNRGCTDVICCVALFIAIVGYVAVGIIAWTHGDPRKVIYPTDSRGQFCGQKGTPNENKPFLFYFNILKCASPLVLLEFQCPTPQTCVEKCPSRYLTYLQAYTRPQDLEYYKQFCVPGFGKVKKNPVEVLRDGDCPAVLTPSKPLARRCLPAIETHKGVITVGNETTFDDGHGQKRNVSELVEGAKKANVVLEARQLAMRVFEDYTVSWYWILIGLVIAMALSLIFIVLLRFLAGIMIWIMIVMVILVLGYGIFHCYMEYARLRGEAGSDVSIVDLGFQTDFRVYLHLRQTWLAFMIILCVLELIIILLLIFLRKRILIAIALIKEASRAVGYVMTSLLYPIFTFFLLCLCIAYWASTAVFLSTSNEAIYKVFNDTPCVAAGQTCNPETFSTSNVTRLCPDARCQFAFYGGETGYHRVLLGLQIYNIFMFFWLANFVLALGQVTLAGAFASYYWAIKKPDDLPAFPLFSSFGRALRYHTGSLAFGSLLLAIVQVIRVILEYLDQRLKAAENRFAKFLMTCLKCCFWCLEKFLKFLNRNAYIMIAIYGTNFCTSAKNAFFLLMRNIIRVAVLDKVTDFLFLLGKLLVVGSVGILAFFFFTHRIKIVQDTAPSLNYYWVPILTVIVGSYLIAHGFFSVYGMCVDTLFLCFCEDLERNDGSPERPYFMSPELRDILLKGNPEAGKSEAQEE is encoded by the exons GAACGCCTCAGAAATATGACCCAACATTCAAGGGCCCTATTTACAACAG ggGTTGCACCGATGTTATCTGCTGCGTGGCCCTATTCATAGCCATCGTGGGGTATGTGGCAGTGGGTATTATAG cctggACCCATGGAGACCCCCGAAAGGTGATTTATCCTACAGACAGCCGTGGACAGTTCTGTGGGCAGAAGGGGACACCTAATGA GAACAAGCCTTTCTTGTTTTACTTCAACATTCTGAAGTGTGCTAGTCCCTTGGTGCTCCTCGAGTTTCAGTGCCCAACTCCACAG ACCTGCGTGGAGAAGTGTCCTTCCCGATATCTTACCTATCTCCAAGCCTATACCCGCCCCCAGGATCTCGAGTATTATAAACAGTTCTGTGTTCCAGGCTTTGGCAAAGTCAAGAAG AATCCAGTCGAGGTTCTTAGGGATGGAGACTGCCCTGCGGTGCTCACACCCAGTAAACCTT TGGCCCGTAGATGCCTCCCTGCCATTGAGACTCACAAAGGTGTGATCACTGTGGGCAATGAGACCACATTTGATGATGGCCATGGCCAGAAGAGAAACGTGTCGGAGCTGGTGGAGGGAGCCAA GAAAGCAAATGTGGTGCTGGAGGCAAGGCAGCTGGCCATGCGTGTGTTTGAGGATTACACTGTATCCTGGTATTGGATTCTCAT TGGCCTGGTGATTGCTATGGCTCTTAGCCTCATCTTCATCGTCCTCCTTCGCTTCCTGGCTGGGATCATGATCTGGATTATGATAGTAATGGTCATCTTGGTGTTGGGCTATG GAATCTTTCACTGCTACATGGAGTATGCCCGACTCCGAGGTGAAGCAGGCTCTGATGTCTCCATTGTCGACCTGGGCTTCCAGACTGACTTCCGGGTATATCTGCACCTGAGGCAGACTTGGCTGGCCTTCA TGATCATCCTGTGTGTGCTGGAGCTCATTATAATCCTCCTGCTCATCTTCCTGAGAAAGCGTATCCTCATAGCCATTGCCCTCATCAAAGAGGCCAGCAG gGCTGTGGGCTATGTCATGACTTCCCTGCTCTACCCAATTTTTACCTTTTTCCTCCTCTGCCTCTGCATTGCCTACTGGGCCAGCACTGCCGT CTTCCTGTCCACTTCCAATGAGGCAATCTACAAGGTCTTCAATGACACGCCCTGTGTAGCTGCTGGACAGACATGTAATCCAGAG ACTTTCTCTACCTCAAACGTGACCCGATTGTGTCCTGATGCTCGATGCCAGTTTGCCTTCTATGGTGGAGAGACTGGCTATCACCGGGTACTGCTCGGTCTGCAGATCTACAATATCTTCATGTTCTTCTGGCTGGCAAACTTCGTACTGGCTTTGGGCCAGGTGACACTGGCTGGAGCCTTTGCTTCCTACTATTGGGCCATAAAAAAACCAGATGACCTTCctgcctttcccctcttctcctcctttggCAGGGCGCTCAG GTATCACACAGGCTCCTTGGCCTTCGGCTCCCTCCTTCTGGCCATCGTGCAGGTAATCCGTGTGATACTCGAGTACCTGGACCAGCGGCTCAAAG ctGCAGAGAACAGATTTGCCAAGTTCCTCATGACCTGTCTTAAGTGTTGTTTCTGGTGCCTGGAGAAATTCCTCAAATTCCTCAATAGGAATGCCTATATCATG ATTGCCATCTATGGTACCAACTTCTGTACATCTGCCAAGAATGCTTTCTTTTTGCTCATGCGGAACATTATTAG GGTAGCAGTCTTGGACAAGgtcactgatttccttttcctcttgggGAAGCTTCTGGTGGTAGGGAGTGTTG GAATTCTGGCATTCTTCTTCTTCACCCACCGAATTAAGATTGTACAGGACACAGCACCTTCCCTCAACTATTACTGGGTTCCTATCCTG ACAGTGATCGTCGGCTCCTACCTGATTGCTCACGGTTTCTTCAGTGTCTATGGGATGTGTGTGGACACTCTCTTCCTCTGTTTCT GTGAGGACCTGGAGCGTAACGATGGCTCCCCCGAGCGTCCATACTTCATGTCCCCTGAGCTGAGAGACATCCTGCTGAAGGGGAATCCTGAGGCCGGGAAGAGTGAAGCCCAGGAGGAATAG